A single window of Anopheles moucheti chromosome 2, idAnoMoucSN_F20_07, whole genome shotgun sequence DNA harbors:
- the LOC128310056 gene encoding 39S ribosomal protein L35, mitochondrial, with the protein MLRSIASLAIRQVIQTRTFANRVPPPVVPVLSSHSGRNFSLFVRPNSDVVPSFRNTISRLPSNTCSMERSTSLRLLDAIAVSPVLQTQPSRTVIKFSLRKGKRKTVKAVIKRFKRLDWGGWIRTISGRHKKMWRKRGNRKRRLRQHVLVNGTQATLLDKMVTKYWKRPRYYINDPYTPYHTREEFVYTRRKPLN; encoded by the exons ATGCTCCGGAGTATAGCTTCATTGG CTATTCGCCAAGTGATACAAACAAGAACCTTCGCTAACCGTGTTCCGCCGCCGGTTGTTCCCGTTCTTTCATCGCATTCGGGTCGTAATTTTTCACTCTTCGTACGACCGAACAGCGATGTAGTTCCTTCCTTTCGTAACACGATCTCACGGCTACCAAGCAACACATGTTCCATGGAACGGTCTACATCCCTCCGGTTGCTTGATGCCATCGCAGTATCCCCGGTGTTACAAACACAACCTAGCCGCACCGTGATTAAGTTTTCCTTGCGCAAAGGCAAAAGAAAGACGGTGAAAGCAGTGATCAAACGATTCAAGCGTCTGGATTGGGGTGGATGGATACGGACCATCTCCGGACGGCATAAGAAAATGTGGCGAAAGCGAGGGAATCGCAAGCGTCGCCTGCGGCAGCACGTTCTCGTCAATGGGACGCAGGCTACGCTGCTAGATAAGATGGTTACCAAGTACTGGAAGCGACCCAGGTACTACATCAACGATCCGTACACACCGTACCATACCAGGGAAGAGTTTGTGTACACGAGAAGAAAGCCACTGAATTGA
- the LOC128310052 gene encoding quinone oxidoreductase-like protein 2, with product MFRTITPKIVSKLCEITIHNSKHGGGFLIRHAHRAAVLREAGKPVVLETVKKIEKLKSDEVRVKVHYCSLNSTDVKIIAGKHAELNVPLPFIPGHEFSGEIVDIGKDNPHHFNRGDRVVVMNDLQDPNGGLISEAVVKNRDVWTVPQSVPLREMAVLPYGHGTALLTFALHCNLKENDLILITAGPGGMGLAAIDLAVSVYKATVIAVCDTESSSDLVREKGAHKVVTMTKNNFTKLYKNVKDAMGDKKAKVAYDAVGKGLLHLLADFVDPAKGQLISVDPFFNASKFPTDVPEFERPKKKEKDEKPEVEEGKAKLIANVRHFDLYEYPDEDTYRQMISDTIEMRSEGMIAGHISKIFPLAKIQEAIEFVQQKQCTGKVLIDVQCPDGDDDCPNAKEKKGKSKDGDEKKKSKD from the exons ATGTTTAGAACGATTACGCCTAAAATTGTGAGTAAATTATGCGAAATTACGATACACAACAGCAAGCACGGTGGTGGCTTTCTGATACGGCATGCCCACAGAGCTGCGGTTCTACGGGAAGCCGGCAAACCCGTCGTATTGGAAACAGTCAAAAAGATCGAAAAGCTGAAAAGTGATGAG GTGCGTGTAAAAGTACACTATTGCAGTTTAAATTCAACCGACGTTAAGATCATTGCCGGGAAGCATGCCGAACTGAATGTTCCATTGCCATTCATTCCCGGGCATGAGTTCTCCGGCGAAATCGTCGACATCGGGAAGGATAATCCGCACCATTTCAACCGTGGCGATCGTGTGGTGGTAATGAACGATCTGCAGGATCCAAATGGGGGACTCATTTCGGAAGCGGTTGTAAAGAACCGGGATGTATGGACAGTGCCACAGTCGGTACCGCTGCGTGAGATGGCTGTTCTACCGTACGGCCATGGAACAGCCCTGCTAACATTCGCCTTGCACTGTAACCTGAAGGAAAACGATTTGATACTCATTACTGCCGGGCCAGGCGGTATGGGGCTGGCTGCTATTGATTTGGCAGTTAGCGTATACAAAGCAACGGTAATTGCAGTGTGCGACACGGAAAGCAGTTCCGATCTGGTGCGGGAAAAGGGTGCGCACAAGGTAGTAACCATGACGAAGAATAACTTCACGAAGCTTTACAAAAACGTAAAGGATGCGATGGGCGACAAGAAAGCGAAGGTTGCGTACGACGCGGTCGGCAAAGGATTGTTGCATCTGCTTGCAGATTT TGTCGATCCTGCCAAAGGACAGCTCATCTCGGTTGATCCATTCTTCAACGCTTCTAAATTCCCTACGGATGTGCCCGAGTTTGAACGTcccaagaagaaggaaaaggacGAGAAACCGGAAGTGGAGGAAGGAAAGGCAAAGCTCATTGCAAATGTACGTCACTTCGATTTGTACGAGTACCCGGATGAGGATACGTACCGGCAGATGATATCGGACACGATCGAGATGCGGTCGGAGGGTATGATAGCGGGACACATTAGTAAAATCTTTCCGTTAGCTAAAATTCAAGAAGCAATTGAGTTTGTACAGCAGAAACAGTGCACCGGCAAGGTGTTAATTGATGTGCAGTGCCcggatggcgatgatgattgTCCCAATGCCAAGGagaagaaagggaaaagcaaAGACGgagatgagaagaaaaaatcgaaAGATTAA
- the LOC128310840 gene encoding U1 small nuclear ribonucleoprotein A has protein sequence MDIRPNYTIYINNLNEKINKEELKKSLYAIFSQFGQILDIVAYKTLKMRGQAFIIFKEISSATNAMRTMQGFPFYDKPMRINYAKTDSDMIAKLKGTFQERPKRVRQPKPVQTEDKKAKKLKSAGEVGATNNSATAEQPPNQILFLTNLPEETNEMMLSMLFNQFPGFKEVRLVPNRHDIAFVEFATELQSGAAREALQGFKITPTHAMKISFAKK, from the coding sequence ATGGATATCCGACCAAACTACACAATCTACATCAACAACCTGAACGAGAAGATCAATAAGGAGGAGCTGAAGAAGTCGCTCTACGCTATATTCTCCCAGTTCGGCCAAATACTAGATATCGTCGCGTACAAAACGCTGAAAATGCGCGGCCAAGCGTTTATCATCTTTAAGGAAATCTCCAGCGCAACGAATGCGATGCGTACGATGCAAGGTTTCCCGTTTTACGACAAACCGATGCGCATCAACTATGCTAAAACCGACAGCGATATGATTGCGAAGCTGAAGGGAACCTTCCAGGAGCGGCCGAAACGCGTGCGGCAACCGAAACCGGTGCAGACGGAGGACAAGAAGGCGAAGAAATTGAAAAGTGCCGGTGAAGTGGGTGCGACAAACAATTCGGCCACCGCCGAGCAGCCGCCGAATCAAATCTTGTTCCTTACGAACTTGCCGGAAGAAACGAATGAGATGATGCTGTCAATGTTGTTCAATCAGTTCCCGGGTTTCAAGGAGGTTCGTTTGGTTCCGAACCGGCACGACATTGCGTTCGTGGAGTTTGCGACGGAATTGCAGAGTGGTGCGGCACGAGAAGCTCTGCAAGGATTTAAGATTACACCGACCCACGCCATGAAGATATCGTTTGCGAAGAAGTAA
- the LOC128310057 gene encoding uncharacterized protein LOC128310057: MAQGKLKVKSKAPNLKKAANKKKGTAFNKRKNAPIQSKKHKFEEAHKLKQVITKTVNKKNEDDIRKIAYEGQTNLSQAQLAVQEHHRKQNQNDGAEAGTSKNN; this comes from the exons ATGGCACAGGGaaaattgaaagtaaaatCGAAAGCACCAAATCTGAAGAAAGCTGCTAACAAGAAAAAGGGAACGGCATTCAATAAACGGAAAA ATGCACCCATCCAGTCGAAGAAACACAAGTTCGAAGAGGCACACAAACTGAAGCAAGTTATTACCAAAACAGTCAACAAGAAGAACGAGGATGATATACGGAAGATTGCGTACGAAGGTCAGACAAACCTTAGTCAAGCGCAATTAGCTGTGCAGGAACATCATCGGAAGCAGAATCAGAACGATGGAGCTGAGGCGGGTACTTCGAAAAATAACTGA
- the LOC128310054 gene encoding odorant receptor 56a, with protein MELKEEWILPDAVYNNPLLKRTLLGLRYYGLLLGHSQSYKKAHCFRGMVFTVSMILFNCTQYVDLWQVWGSVSDMTANAATTLLFTTTIFRIIFFYFHRARFNSIIQVAHTGIERILGDGWNDEKDIVTSNVHYLNRLAVVFWSCALVTANMMCVYSLLLYLMYEGSSITEEQLNLAGSNSNVTTPQQYPTPILRSWYPAADGQDKHFLEIYLIQLYIMYVGQLIVPSWHMFMVTLMIYGRIECSVLNHRLCFLDRYHKPEQEDKPKSNVPDHVDNDERRSLIIDCIKRQANLVAFTREMEQLTRAAVFLDFVVFSVLLCALLFEASMTTSGVQVFIDICYITTMTVILFLYYWHANEIHACADQLSMSAYKSDWYRYDRGTNRMLQIFILYSNRPLKMQAFFISMSLDTFLAILRASYSYFTILKQLTD; from the exons ATGGAGCTCAAGGAAGAATGGATCCTTCCGGACGCGGTATACAATAACCCGCTGCTTAAACGAACACTTCTCGGTCTGCGGTATTACGGGCTACTGTTGGGCCATTCGCAATCGTACAAGAAAGCGCATTGTTTCCGTGGTATGGTTTTTACCGTGTCCATGATACTGTTCAACTGTACGCAGTACGTCGATCTGTGGCAAGTTTGGGGATCGGTTTCGGATATGACAGCAAATGCGGCAACCACACTGCTGTTCACGACCACCATCTTTCGGATTATTTTCTTCTACTTTCATCGAGCAC GATTTAATAGCATTATTCAAGTGGCACACACCGGAATTGAGCGAATCCTTGGTGATGGATGGAACGATGAGAAGGATATAGTGACGAGCAATGTTCACTATCTTAACAGGCTTGCGGTTGTGTTTTGGAGCTGCGCTCTAGTAACGGCCAACATGATGTGTGTCTACTCGTTGCTGTTGTACTTGATGTACGAAGGGTCTAGCATTACCGAGGAGCAACTTAATTTGGCCGGATCTAACTCAAATGTTACCACACCGCAACAGTATCCGACACCGATTCTGCGCTCTTGGTATCCTGCCGCGGATGGGCAGGATAAACATTTTCTCGAGATCTATCTCATTCAGCTGTACATCATGTACGTGGGACAGCTGATCGTTCCTTCCTGGCACATGTTTATGGTTACGCTAATGATTTACGGCCGTATCGAGTGTAGTGTGCTGAACCATCGGCTTTGCTTTCTCGATCGTTACCACAAGCCGGAACAGGAGGACAAACCAAAATCAAACGTCCCGGACCATGTCGATAACGATGAGCGTCGTTCGCTTATAATCGATTGCATCAAACGACAGGCAAACTTGGTTGCGTTCACACGCGAAATGGAGCAACTGACGCGTGCGGCCGTTTTCCTGGACTTTGTCGTATTTTCCGTACTGCTGTGTGCGTTACTCTTCGAAGCATCGATGACCACTTCCGGTGTGCAGGTGTTTATCGATATCTGCTACATTACCACGATGACGGTCATTCTTTTCCTGTACTACTGGCACGCTAACGAGATACATGCATGC GCCGATCAGCTGTCCATGTCGGCGTACAAAAGTGACTGGTATCGGTACGATCGTGGTACCAACCGGATGCTTCAGATATTTATCCTGTACAGCAATCGGCCACTGAAAATGcaagctttttttatttccatgtcACTGGACACGTTCTTGGCG ATTCTGCGTGCGTCGTACAGCTACTTCACTATTCTAAAACAGTTAACCGATTAA
- the LOC128310055 gene encoding fumarylacetoacetate hydrolase domain-containing protein 2 produces the protein MTMIANIALRAGTSSRLSTTIVTAAFGSKCSSWHYAQSVPPRRFISQSTAKAMRFVQYRSAATGDKQRLGVLSEDGTQVSDISDRYEGDLITFIRSGVSLDEVKAAASKATPLKVESVELLAPVTNPQKILCVGLNYSGHCEEQNKPIPKEPMFFSKYATTIVGPHDNVVAHRISDQIDWEVELAVIIGKKAKSVTKANAMDYVFGYTVAQDISARDWQKLRNGGQFLIGKSMDTFCPLGPAAVHKSLVKDPHQLAIKCSVNGVEKQNGSTSELIFRIDDIIERVTQSITLLPGDVILTGTPAGVGMHRKPAEFLTPGDVIDSEIEGLGKIKNKVVADS, from the exons atgacgatgatcgcCAACATTGCTTTACGCGCTGGTACCAGTTCACGGCTGTCAACCACCATCGTCACTGCGGCCTTTGGAAGCAAGTGTTCCAGTTGGCATTACGCACAGAGCGTTCCTCCAAGAAg aTTTATCTCCCAATCCACTGCTAAAGCGATGCGTTTCGTTCAGTACCGTTCTGCGGCCACGGGTGACAAGCAGCGGCTCGGTGTGTTATCTGAAGATGGTACGCAGGTATCCGACATCTCTGACCGATATGAAGGTGACCTGATAACGTTCATCCGTTCGGGTGTTTCACTCGATGAGGTGAAAGCGGCCGCCTCTAAGGCAACCCCGTTGAAGGTGGAAAGCGTGGAACTGCTTGCCCCCGTTACCAATCCGCAGAAGATTCTGTGCGTTGGTCTCAACTATAGTGGCCACTGCGAGGAACAGAACAAACCCATCCCGAAAGAACCGATGTTCTTCAGCAAATATGCGACGACCATCGTAGGTCCGCATGACAACGTTGTCGCCCACAGGATATCAGAT CAAATCGATTGGGAAGTAGAGCTGGCGGTCATCATCGGCAAGAAGGCCAAAAGTGTAACCAAAGCGAACGCAATGGATTATGTGTTCGGGTACACGGTGGCTCAGGACATTTCGGCACGCGACTGGCAGAAGTTGCGCAACGGTGGTCAGTTTCTGATCGGTAAATCGATGGATACCTTCTGTCCGCTCGGACCGGCCGCTGTTCACAAGTCGCTGGTTAAGGATCCACACCAGCTGGCCATCAAATGCAGCGTGAACGGCGTGGAGAAGCAGAACGGAAGCACGAGCGAGCTGATTTTCCGTATTGACGACATCATCGAGCGGGTTACACA ATCCATCACGCTGCTTCCGGGCGATGTAATCCTGACGGGAACACCGGCAGGTGTCGGTATGCATCGCAAACCGGCCGAATTTCTTACACCGGGCGATGTTATCGACAGCGAGATTGAAGGTTTGGGCAAGATCAAGAATAAGGTCGTAGCTGACTCCTAA